CGTCGGGTTGATGCACGGGACGATGGCGATCTTCAACGCCTTTGCGGACCGCGCGCCGATGCTAATTCTGGGGGCCACCGGCCCGATGGATGCAACCGAACGCCGCCCCTGGATCGACTGGCTACACACCACGCAGGATCAGGGTGCGATGATCCGCCCGTTTATCAAGTGGGACGATCAGCCCGGCTCGGCCGCTGCGACGCCCGAGGCAATGATGCGCGGCTGGAAGATCGCGAATTCGGCGCCCTATGGTCCGGTTTACATCAACCTTGACGCCGGCGATCAGGAATCGCCGCTTGAGTCGCCGCTGGCCCTGCCCGACCCCGCGCGCTTTGCCCCCCTGCCCGAGGCACGGCCCGACGGCGCGCTGATCGCAAAAGCCGCTCAGGCGCTGCTGAATGCCAAGGCCCCAGTGATCCTGTTTGGGCGTGGTGCCCGCACAACTGCCGCGATGGAAGCCCGCGTCGCGCTGGCCGAACGCCTGGGCGCGGCGATGCTTTCAGACCTCAAGGCTGGCACAATGGTACCGTCCGATCACCCCAATCACGCCGGTGCCCCGTTCAATAAATTGCAAGCCACGGCACGGGCTGTGCTGGAAAAGGCTGATGTGATCCTATCACTTGCCGCGGTGGATCTGGGCGGCGTGCTCAAGCAGGCATATGGTGATGAATCGCCCACAGCGACGATCATCCACGCCTCGCTCGATCAACAACTTCATTCTGGCTGGAACCAAGAGCATTTTGCCCTGGCGCCGGTGGATATTGAACTGAATTGCAGTGGTGACGCGGCAGTGGCCGATTTGCTCGCCGCGCTGCCGACCGGCACGGCAAAGCGGCCCGATCTGCCGCCGACCGCCGTCCCCGACAAGGCCGTCGGCACCGCGCTGACCAACCGGGACATTGCCACGGCACTGAAATCCTGTGTGGGTGACAGCCCCCTGACGTTCGCCGGGTTATCGCGTGGTTTTCCTGTCGATATCATGCCACATCGCCACCCTCTCGACTTTATCGGCAAGGATGGCGGCGGCGGGGTTGGCTCGGGCCCTGGCCTGACCATTGGCGCGGCACTCGCACTAAAGGGGTCGGGGCGAATCGTGGTTGGATCGCTGGGGGACGGCGACACATTGATGAGCACAAATGCGCTCTGGACGGCGGCCAAGTACCGCATCCCTGCGCTGTTCCTGATTTCCAACAACCGCAGTTACTTTAATGACGAACTGCATCAGGAATCTGTCGCCAAGCGGCGGGGGCGCAACCCGGCCAACGCCTGGGTTGGTCAGCAACTCGACAATCCTGCGCCTGATATTGCCGGCATCGCACGCAGCCACGGGGTCGAAGCGATTGGTCCGATTGAGACCCACGAGCAGCTAAATACCGCAATGGCCGAGGCAGTTGCTGCCGTACGCGCGGGGCGTCCCTTCCTCCTCGATATTTTGATCGACCCACGCCAGGGCCGTGAGAAGGAGGTCAAACGCAACACCAAAGGCGGCTAAAGAGGCCGGGTATAGCCGTCAGTGGCGGCGCATGCGGCGGCGCCACTGGCCAAATATGCTTTCGTTTACGAGAAGCGTGCCAAACTCAGATGCGCGTTTGCTGTCTTCGCTTTCAGTGACCCACCGAACGGCGAGGCGGGCAAATTTACAAAGCTCCCGGCTCAGTCGCTGGCGTGGATTTCGCAACCAACGTGCGCATACATTTGTTGCGCCTTGACGTGCGCAGCTTTTGAAACGATCAAACCACCGACATCGGACCACTTTGCCACTTCGAAAGGGAACAGTACCCAGCTTTTTGGATGAGGCCAGTATGATGGCAGATCCCGCTTTCGAAATTATTGCTCGGCCTCTTCGCCGGTGCCGATTGTGATAGCCTGATCCTGGTGGACGCCTGTCGCCCCGATAAAGCAAACGTCGGGGCTATACCTCTCGAGCCAGGTGATAGTGGCCGCACCACAGGTCACAATCGAATGTCAAAACAGTCGGCAACCCACAATTTCAACATCCAGATTCGTGTGGTTGATCAGTTCCATCGCGACGTTTGGACTATGGTGAAATCCTTTACGCCAAGACAACCATCCTATTGCAGCGTCTGACGATCGCGCAATTGAAGCGAGAGACCAAATCATGATGACGTGGTTTAAGGCCTCTACTGACCAGCAAAAGGGCGGCGCAAATGGCGCCGCCCCCAATTCATCGCCGGATCCTTGGATCAAAAGAGCCGGTAGCCCGCAAAGTAGCGGTAAATCATGCCTTTATACAGTTCGACATCAAATCCGATCTCGAACAGCACGTAGAGCGCAAAGGTCGTGCCAACCGCCACACAGGCCGCGAGCAGGAACTTTTCCTTTGCAACCCACCACATCAACGCGAAACTGAAGGCAGCGATCCCGACAAGATGCCCAAAGATCAGGATCAGCACCATCAGCGCCACCATCCAACAGCACATCGACAGCACCTTGGAGAAATGAGCGTGCCCGCCGCCGCAAACGCGCCTAAGCTGGGTTACAAAGTCGGAATCTTCACGCCGTTTGCCCAACCGGTAGCCCTGAACCACGATCAGCGCAAAGAGCGGCACCATGATGACAAAGGGCGTGCGGGACGAGACGATAGAATAGCTTGTTGCCTCAAGAAACGCGGCAAAGACAAGCACACCGATAAAGGCCAGAAAGCAAATCTCAAGCGTTATCAGCCCTTTGCGGCGTTCGGTTTCGTCCTGCAATACAGCGCCGGGATCTGCAGCCGCCTCGGCGGAGGTGTCGATATCAGTCATTTTCTCAAACCTCGATGAGTTTGCGGCGGTCACGGTAGATCCCGTAGACGTTGATAGCCAGGAACACGATGGTGATGATGGCCAGCGTCAGCGGAATCGGCTGAAACACAAAGTACGGCCCGTCAAGCAACAGCGCGAGATACAGGTTCTTCTCGACTGCGAAGCCCAGCACAAAGCCGATCAGAAGCGCCGCGCGCGAATAGTTGAGTACCTTCATCACATAGCCGACCAGACCAAAGACCAGCGCAATACCGATGTCGAACACCATCCGATCCCCCGCATAAGCGCCGGTTACGATGATCGCCATAAGCACCGGCACCATGATCTCGGAACGGATCGAGGTTGCGCGGCTGAGTGGGTTTACCAGCCACATACCGATGATGGTGCCGATCAGATTGCCGATGATGATGGTGAAAATCATGATAAAGACGATGTCGACATGGTCGTTCAGCATCTTCGGTCCGGTTTCCAGCCCGAGGATGAACAGGCCCGACAGCAGGATCGCCATCGACGACGAGCCGGGGATACCAAAGGCGATGGTCGAGGCAAGCGCGCCACCTTCGACCGCATCATTCGCAGCCTCCGGGGCGATCACGCCTTCGACTGTGCCTTTGCCGAACTGATCCTTGTTCTTGGAGCTTTGCTTGGCATGGCCATAGGCGACAAAAGCTGCGGGGGCCGAACCCAGGCCGGGGATTAGCCCCATCACAGTTCCGATGGTCGAGCAGCGCAGCACCAGCCACCAGTTTTTGAATGCCAGCCCGATGCCGGTAAAGATCTGCCGCTGGGTATCGCGGGCCGAGAGCGGCTGCTGCACACCACGCGCCAACGCGCCGCCACGGGCAAACAGGTCAATCATTTCGGCCACAGCGAACAGACCCAGGATCACCGGCACAAGCGAAAGACCGTCGGCAAGCCGCTCGGATCCCATCGTAAAGCGGTGGGTGTTGGTCACGTTGTCCACGCCGATCATCGCCAACAGAAGCCCAAGCAGCGCCGCGATAAGACTGCGGGTCATATCCTCTTTGCCCAGGACCGCAACAAAGGTGAGGGCGAGGAATGCCAGCACCAGCACCTCGGGCGGGCCGAAAAACAGCACGACGTGACGCAGTACCGGAATCAGCAGCGCCAGTGCGACCGCACCAAACGTCGCGCCAAGGAAACACGACGCC
Above is a genomic segment from Puniceibacterium sp. IMCC21224 containing:
- a CDS encoding thiamine pyrophosphate-binding protein; protein product: MPEDMSESDWKAEVVQGPLDETLSWGSDVPAAMLRQLGIPYIALTPGASYRGFHDSLVNHLGNERPEMLLCLHEEHAVAIAHGYAKVTGVAMAVALHSNVGLMHGTMAIFNAFADRAPMLILGATGPMDATERRPWIDWLHTTQDQGAMIRPFIKWDDQPGSAAATPEAMMRGWKIANSAPYGPVYINLDAGDQESPLESPLALPDPARFAPLPEARPDGALIAKAAQALLNAKAPVILFGRGARTTAAMEARVALAERLGAAMLSDLKAGTMVPSDHPNHAGAPFNKLQATARAVLEKADVILSLAAVDLGGVLKQAYGDESPTATIIHASLDQQLHSGWNQEHFALAPVDIELNCSGDAAVADLLAALPTGTAKRPDLPPTAVPDKAVGTALTNRDIATALKSCVGDSPLTFAGLSRGFPVDIMPHRHPLDFIGKDGGGGVGSGPGLTIGAALALKGSGRIVVGSLGDGDTLMSTNALWTAAKYRIPALFLISNNRSYFNDELHQESVAKRRGRNPANAWVGQQLDNPAPDIAGIARSHGVEAIGPIETHEQLNTAMAEAVAAVRAGRPFLLDILIDPRQGREKEVKRNTKGG
- a CDS encoding tripartite tricarboxylate transporter permease encodes the protein MTIIDGMMSGFLQSISLSVLPYLVTGAFFGLVIGVIPGLSGHFAMAMAVTFLYEMEPAAGIAFILGAHATVAQGGGLTAILFSTPGTGQNAATLLDGPPMRDKGQAGIAVGAAMASCFLGATFGAVALALLIPVLRHVVLFFGPPEVLVLAFLALTFVAVLGKEDMTRSLIAALLGLLLAMIGVDNVTNTHRFTMGSERLADGLSLVPVILGLFAVAEMIDLFARGGALARGVQQPLSARDTQRQIFTGIGLAFKNWWLVLRCSTIGTVMGLIPGLGSAPAAFVAYGHAKQSSKNKDQFGKGTVEGVIAPEAANDAVEGGALASTIAFGIPGSSSMAILLSGLFILGLETGPKMLNDHVDIVFIMIFTIIIGNLIGTIIGMWLVNPLSRATSIRSEIMVPVLMAIIVTGAYAGDRMVFDIGIALVFGLVGYVMKVLNYSRAALLIGFVLGFAVEKNLYLALLLDGPYFVFQPIPLTLAIITIVFLAINVYGIYRDRRKLIEV